TACGGCGAGAAGACCTCCTCGTACTCCATCGTCGGCGGCACCGACATGGAGGAGATCGACTACTCCACCGACAGCGGGGACCAGAAGTACCGCTACACCGGGGACAGCGGTGTGCTGCTGAACAACCCGGTGACCCGGGCCGCGTACGCGGTGAAGTTCGCCGAGCCGCAGATCCTCTACTCGGGGGCGATCAAGGACGGCGCCCGGGTGATCTACGACCGCACCCCCAAGGAGCGGGTCGAGAAGGTCGCGCCCTGGCTGTCCATCGACGCCGACCCGTACCCGGTGGTGCAGGACGGCCGGCTGGTGTGGGTGCTGGACGGCTACACCACCTCCGACGGCTACCCGTTCTCCTCGGAGACCACCCTGGGCGAGGTCACCAAGGACTCGCTGACCGACCAGCGCGGCCGCACCCTGACCGCGGACAACAAGGTCAACTACATCCGCAACTCGGTGAAGGCGACCGTGGACGCCTACACCGGCGAGGTGACGCTCTACCAGTGGGACGACGCCGACCCGGTGCTGAAGACCTGGATGAAGGCCTTCCCCGGCACGGTCAAGGCGCGGGCGGACATCCCTTCGGGCCTGCTGCCGCACCTGCGCTACCCGCAGGACCTCTTCAAGGTGCAGCGCGACCTGCTCGGCCAGTACCACATGACCGACGCCAGCTCCTTCTTCAACGGCACGGACATCTGGCAGGTGCCGCTCGACCCCACCACCAACACCGGTGACGTCCAGCCGCCGTACTACCTGACGGTCCGGATGCCCGACGCGCCCTCGGACAGCTTCTCGCTGACCACCAGCTTCGTGCCCTCCGGCCGCGACAACCTGGCCGCCTTCATGGCGGTCAGCGCGGACCCGGGCCCGGACTACGGCAAGATCCGGATCCTCAAGGTGCCCAGCGGCTCCGGTGCGCTCGGCCCGAAGCTGACCCAGGCCAAGTTCAACTCGGACCCGACGGTGGCCAACCAGCTCACCCTGCTGAAGACCGGTACCGACTCCGACATCGAGTACGGCAACCTGCTGACCCTCCCGGTCGGCGGCGGCCTGCTCAACGTCGAGCCGGTCTACCTGATCGGACGGAGCGCCAAGGTCCCGGTGCTCAAGAAGGTCCTGGCGGTCTACGGCAACGAGAACGTGGCGCTGGAGGACACCCTGGAGAAGGCGCTGACCAAGGTCCTCGGCGGCGCGGCGACCGGCGCGCCCACCACCCCGACGGCGCCCACCACGCCCGGCACCACCGCTCCCACGGCGCCCACCACGCCGGGCACCACCGGGAATCCGGAGCTGCAGAAGGCGATCCAGGACGCCCAGAAGGCCTTCACCGACGGCCAGACCGCCCTCAAGAACGGCGACTGGACGGCGTACGGCCAGGCCCAGAAGGCGCTCCAGGACGCCCTGAGCGCCGCCGACGCGGCCCAGCGGAAGGCGGCGGCCCAGTCCGCGTCGCCGACGCCGGCGCCGACCCCCTCGGCGAGCGCGAGCCCCTGAGCTGCGGTTAACCGATTTCGGCTCCACCCCGCACCCGTGTTACTGTTGTTTCACCGACGCGGGGTGGAGCAGCTCGGTAGCTCGCTGGGCTCATAACCCAGAGGTCGCAGGTTCAAATCCTGTCCCCGCTACTCAGTAGCACGAAGGCCCGGAGGACACGTCCTCCGGGCCTTCGGTCGTCTACACCGGGGTGTTGATCGACTCCGGTACGATGCTTGGCCGGGGTTTGTGGGGCTCAAGTGTCGGGAAATCGACAAAGCGCTGAAGCAGTCTCGCCGGGCTTCGGCCCCGCTCCGCCAAAATCGGCCGGGGCAGGTGTACGCGGGTTGCGGGTGATGCGACGATGGAGCACATGGGGGACGCGGCACGGCAGTTGACTCCGAGGAGCAGCCGCCGTCGCCTCCGGCACGCCCCCGGGGGATGCCGCAGCACTCTGGGGGAGCGGGAGCCGGCATGAAGTTGATCGGCAGGAACGGGGCCGGGGGGTCGCCGTCCGGTCGGGCTCACACCGACGTCGACACCGACGCCTGGGCGCAGAGCACCGACGACACCCAGGCGCCCCTGCCTGCCCAGCGCACCCAGTCCGGGCGCACCCAGTCGGGGCGCGCCTACGGGTACGAGAGCCTGGTGCACGTCCCGGCCAAGCAGCTCTCCGACGCCATCGGACCGTACAGCGCCGCACCCGAGCCGGCGGTGGAGCCCGAGCCCGAGGGGGCCGGCGACACCCTGCCGGACGGTGCGTTCGAGCCCGGCAGCTTCGAGACCGCGCTGGCCGCCCGCGAGCAGGCCGCCCTGGAGGCCCGGCACCGCCAGGCCGCCGACGCCGGCGACCCCAACGCGGCCAGCCAGCTGGGCGCGATGCTGCTGCGCCGCGGCGACCTGGAGGACTCCGAGCCGTACCTGCGCAGTGCCGCGGCCGCCGGGCTGCGGGCCGCCGCCAACAACCTCGGCGTGCTGCTGCACCAGCAGGGCCACCGGGCCGAGGCCGCCCAGTGGTGGCGGCAGGCCGCCGTCGCCGGCTCCGCGCCGGCCGCCCACGCGCTCGGCCTGCAGCTGCGGGACCAGGGCGAGGAGGAGGCCGCCGAGTACTGGCTGCACTTCGCCGCCGAGCACGGCCACCCCCTCGGGGCTTACGCCCTGGGCGACCTGATGGAGCATCGGCGGGACGTCCGGGCCGAGCGCTGGTTCAAGGCCGCCGCGGACGCCGGACACCGCGAGGCCGCCTACCGGCTCGCCCGGATGCGGGAGGCCGCCGGGGACAAGGACACCGCCGAGACCTGGTACCGCACCGCCGCCGCCCGCAGCCACGCCCGTGCGGCGCTGCGGCTCGGCGTCCTGCTGGAGGAGCGCGGCGACCTCGACGAGGCCGCCCGCTGGTACCGGCAGTCCGCCCAGAACGGCGAGCCGCGGGCCGCCTGCGCGCTCGGCTTCCTGCTGAAGGACGCCGGCGAGCAGACCGCCGCCGCCGAATGGTGGCAGGAGGCCGCCGAGGCCGGTGACGGCACCGCCGCCAACGCCCTCGGGGCGCTGTACGCGGGCCGCGGGGAGCCGGTGGAGGCGGAGCGCTGGTACCGGGTCGCCCTGGACGCCGGCGACCACAACGGCGCCTTCAACCTCGGGCTGCTGTGCGCCGGCGCCGGCCGGGACACCCAGGCCGAGCAGTGGTACCGCCGCGCCGCCTACGCCGGGCACCGGGAGGCCTGCAACGCGCTGGCCGTGGTGCTGCTGCAGCGCGGCGACGAGACCGGGGCCGAGCCCTGGTTCTCCAAGGCCGCCGAGGCCGGCAGCGTGGACGGCGCCTTCAACCTCGGTGTGCTGCACGCCGGCCGCGGCGAGCACCAGCAGGCCCAGGAGTGGTACGCCCGCGCCGCGGCCGAGGGCCACGGCGAGGCGGCCCTCCAGCTCGCCGTCACCCAGGAGCAGCGGGGCAACCTCGCGGGCGCGCTGGAACGCTACCGGCAGTCCGCCGACGGCGGCTCGGCGGAGGGCGCGTTCCGGCTCGCCTCAATGCTGGACCGGCGCGGGGACGCCGACGAGGAGGCCGAGCACTGGTACGCCGTCGCCGCCGACGCCGGGCACCGGCGGGCGCAGGTGCGGATGGGGGTGCGGGCCGCGGAGCGCGGCGCGCTGGAGATCGCCGAGAGCTGGTACCGGCGCGCGGCGGAGGGCGGCAGCCGGAGCGCCGCGTTCAACCTCGGGCTGCTGCTGGCCCGTCAGGACGACGAGGCCGAGGCGGTGGTCTGGTATACCCGGGCGGCGGACGCCGGGCACGGGCGGGCGGCGCTGCGGCTGGCGCTGCTCGCGCTGCGGCGGGGGGAGCCCGTCCAGGCGGAGAACTGGTGCCGGCGGGCGACCGAGTACGGGCCGGCGGAGGTCGCGGAGCGGGCGGGACGGCTGCTGGGCGCGCTGCACGCGGAGCTGTCGGCGTAGGACTCCGAGCCCGGGCGGCCCTGACGGACGGCCCGGTCGCGCGGGTCTCCGGGTGGGTCAGGCGCAGTCGGGGCAGAGGCCGCGGTAGGTGATCTCGGCGCCGGAGATGGTGAAGCCGAAGCGTTCGGCGGCCGGGAGGGCGGCGATCGGGTCGCCGTCGGGGTGGACGTCGCGGATCGCGCCGCAGCCCGAACAGACCAGGTGCTGGTGCGAGTGCCGCGCGTTGGGGTCGTACCGCTTGGCCCGGCCGTCGGTGGCGACCTCCAGGACCTCGCCGAGGGCGACCATCTCGCCGAGCGTGTTGTAGACGGTCGCCCGGCTGATCTCGGGCAGCCGCGCCACCGCGCGGGCGTGCACCTCGTCCGCCGTCAGGTGGACGTGCTCACCGTCGAGGACCTCGGCCACCACACGCCGCTGCGAGGTCAGCCGCCAGCCGCGGTCGCGAAGTCGTTCCAGCAGGTCACTCATGGGAGACAGAGTACGACATTCCGAAGTTCGCCTTGGTATTGACTTAGACAGAGTCCAAGTTAGGATCAGTTCACCGACGAGACCGGACCATGCGGAGGAACCCCCATGACCACCCAGGACGAGCTGCGGCCGACCCTCACCACGGAGTCCGGCGCTCCGGTGGCCGACAACCAGAACACCGAGACGGCCGGGATCGGCGGCCCCGCCCTGATCCAGGACCAGCTGCTGTTCGAGAAGCTCGCCCGCTTCAACCGCGAGCGCATCCCGGAGCGGGTGGTGCACGCCCGTGGCGCCGGCGCGTACGGCACCTTCACGGTGACCGCCGACGTCACGGCCTACACCAGGGCGGCGTTCCTCTCCGAGGTCGGCAAGCAGACGGAGACGTTCCTGCGCTTCTCGACCGTGGCCGGCAACCTCGGCGCGGCGGACGCGGTCCGCGACCCGCGCGGCTTCGCGCTGAAGTTCTACACCGAGGAGGGCAACTACGACCTCGTCGGCAACAACACCCCGGTGTTCTTCATCAAGGACGCCGTCAAGTTCCCCGACTTCATCCACACCCAGAAGCGCGACCCGTACACCGGCTCGCAGGAGGCGGACAACGTCTGGGACTTCTGGGGCCTGTCGCCCGAGTCCACCCACCAGGTGACCTGGCTGTTCGGCGACCGCGGCATCCCGGCGAGCTACCGGCACATGAACGGCTACGGCAGCCACACCTACCAGTGGCAGAACGAGGCCGGCGAGCACTTCTGGGTCAAGTACCACTTCAAGACCGACCAGGGCATCCGCAACCTCGCCCAGGGCGAGGCCAACCGGCTCGCCGGCGAGGACCCGGACAGCCACCAGCGGGACCTGCGCGAGGCGATCGAGCGCGGCGAGTTCCCGACCTGGACGGTGCAGGTGCAGATCATGCCCGCCGCCGACGCCGCGGCCTACCGCTTCAACCCGTTCGACCTGACCAAGGTCTGGCCGCACGCCGACTACCCGCCGATCGAGATCGGCACCCTGGAGCTCAACCGCAACCCCGACAACGTCTTCGCCGAGGTCGAGCAGTCGGTCTTCTCCCCGGCGCACTTCGTGCCCGGCATCGGCCCGTCCCCGGACAAGATGCTCCAGGGCCGCCTGTTCGCGTACGCGGACGCCCACCGCTACCGGGTCGGCATCAACGCCGACCACCTGCCGGTGAACCGCCCGCACGCCACCGAGGCGCGCACCAACGGCCGGGACGGCCACCTCTACGACGGCCGCCACGGCCGGCAGAAGAACTACGAGCCGAACTCCTTCGGCGGCCCGGTCCAGACCGGCCGCCCGCTCTGGTCGGCCGTGCCCGTGAACGGGCTCACCGGCAACCACGCGGCGCCCGTGCACGCCGAGGACGACGACTTCGTGCAGGCGGGCACCCTCTACCGGCTCTTCTCCGAGGAGGAGAAGCAGCGCCTGATCGCCAACCTCGCCGGGTTCATCGCCAAGGTCTCCGCCGACCGCGAGGACATCGTCGAGCGGGCGGTGGAGAACTTCCGCCGGGCCGACGCCGACTACGGCCGTCGCCTGGAGGAGGCGGTGCGGGAGCTGCGCAAGCAGCGGTAGGCACCCCGAGAGCGGCGGGCCCCGGGATGCGTGGTGCTCCCCGGGGCCCGCGACCACTATTCCTCGCTCGTCTCCGGGCGCTTCTGATCCGGCGCCGACACTCTCCCCCAGCCTGGCGGCCGGGAGGTGCCCCCACGCTCCCGCACTCGCTGCGCTCGCTCGTCGCTTTCGGCACCGGCGCGCCCTTTGGCTCGCGAGGGGTTGCTCGTCTCCGGGCGCTTGTGATTCATTGCTCCGGCGCGCGAGGAGCCCCCCGACGGCGGGCCGCCGTTCAGAGCCGGAGCAGTCCGTCCCGGATCCGCTCCAGCAGCGCGATCGACGGATCGCCGGCCAGCTGGTCGTGGATCCGCACGTGCCGCTCCGCCGCGAGGTCGGCCACCAGCACCCGAGCCACCCCGAGCGGCACCGGCAGCAGCGCCGCCAGCTCGGCGACCGAGCGCGGGTACTGGCACAGCTCCACGATCCGGTGCCGCTCGAAGCCCAGCGGGGCGGCGAGCGCAGCCGGGGCCGCGGACACCAGCGTCTCGATCCGCAGCTCCTCCCGCACCGGCCGGGTCCGTCCCGCGGTCACCACGAAGGGGCGGACCACCTCCCCGGTCTCGTAACCGTCCTCGCCCCCGCCCCGGTTCACGACGGCACCCGCTCCGCTGCCGCCCGCTCGGCCAGCAGGACGGCAGGCAGCAGCACGCTCGCGGTCACCCCGGTCAGCGGGGACGGGGTCAGCCGCACCACCGCCCCCAGCCGCTCCGCCAGCCGCCCCACCACGTAGTGGCCGAGCAGGCCGTCGCGGCCGACCAGGAAGCTCTCCCGGCCGCTCAGCCGGGCGTTCGCCAGGGCCAGTTCCGCCTCGGCCATGCCCCGCCCCTGGTCCAGGACCGCGATCAGGTACCCGTCGCCGGTGATCCGGGCGAACACCTCGACGTCGGTGTCCGGCGGCGACGCGGCGAGCGCGTTGTCGATCAGCTCGGCCAGCAGGTGCGCCACCTCGGCCACCGCTCCGCCGTCCAGCAGCGCCTCGTCCACCTGCCGCAGCACCACCCGTCGGTAGTCCTCCACCTCGCCCAGGGCCGAGCGGACCACGTCGCCCATCGCCACCGGTCGTGCCCAGCGCCGTGGGCTCTCCTCGCCGACCAGCACCAGCAGGCTCTCCGCGTTCCGGCGCATCCGGGTGGCCAGGTGGTCCAGCTCGAACAGGTCGGCCAGCACCCCCGGATCGTGCTCGCCGCGCTCCAGCATGGACAGGAAGCCCAGCTGCCGGGTGACCAGTGCCTGGTTGCGACGGCCCAGGTTGGCCAGCGACTCGGCGGTGTTCCGCCGCAGCGCGGACTGCTCCACGGCCAGCCGCAGCGCCGTACCGGTCACCCGGTCCAGCGCCGCACCCAGCTCGGCCAGCTCCGCGGTGCCCCCGGCGGCCGCGGAGACCGGTGGATCGGTGGCGACGCCCTCCTGGGCTCGGGCCACCGCCGCGGGCAGCACCCGGTCGGCCAGATCGACGGCCTCGCCGACCAGCGCGGCCACCGGCCGGGTGATCGAGCGGGTCGCCGCCAGCCCCAGCGCCACCGCACCGGCCACCGCCGCCAGCGCGAGCGAGAGGTCCAGCAGCAGCCCGGCCAGGGCCTCCGAGCGCAGTTCCCCGGCGCGCGCCCGGGCTTCGTCGGCCGCCTCGGACTGCACCCGGTGCAGATCGTCGACCAGGGTCGACGCCGCCTGCCACCAGTCCGCGGCCCGGACCGGCAGGCGGTCGGCCGCGAATCCGGTCAGCGCCTGCTGCTCCATGCCCGCCACCGTGACGGCGGACGGGCTGCGCAGCACCGCGTCCAGCGCACTGGTCCGGGCCGGCGTCGCGGTGCGCGGAGCCTGCGCGAGCGCCGCGTTCTTCACCGCCGTGATCCGGACGAAGCCCGGGTAGTCACCGCCCTTGAACGAACCCGCCGCCAGCACCCCGTTGAGCGTTCCGCGCTCCAGCGCCGCCGCCTCGGTGGCGTCGCACAGGGACCGCAGGGTGGCCAGCGCGTCCTGCAGCCGCCGGTCCCCGGACCCGTCCTGGTCGGCGAACGCGGCCGAGGTCAGCGCGGTGACCGCACCGGTGAAGAACTCCAGGGCCTCGGCCCGGGTCGCGGCCTGGGTGTCGGCCCGGCCGCGCAGCGCCGCCAGGGGAGCGAGCGACCCCAGCGAACGGCGGACCGCCTCGGCGCCCGGCGGCTCGGCGGCGAGCATCCGGTCCAGCGCCCCCCGGGCCTGGTCCGCAGCCGCCCGCTCGGGGCCGAGCCGCGCCCGGAAGGCCTCCTCGCCACCGAGCAGGCCGGCCGTCAGACCGCGCTCGCGCTGGAGCCGGTGCACCAGTTCCTCGGTGGCCGCCACCAGGGCCACCCGGGCGTCGGTTCGGTCGGCCGCGGAGTACCGGCCGGCCTGCGCGGCGGTGCCGAGGCCGGCCAGCAGGACCAGCGCGCCCGTGGGCGGTGCCAGCAGCAAGGCCAGCCGGTGGCGGATGGAGCGGGGCGTACGCACAGGGGGATCCCCCTCGGCAGACGGCCCGGCGGGGTGGGACGCACGGGTGACGGAGGGCGCGGCACGAGACCCGCCCTGGACCGCCACCGAGCCTAGGCGCCCCTCATTGCCCAGGAGTTGCGTCCGCCTCAGCGCCGCCGGGACGGCGGTGCGGAGCATCCGGAAACCGGACGGACCACCGGGCGAAACACGCCCGTCGGCTCGCGCCGCCTCAGACGCTGAGGCGGCGCAGGGCCTCCTTGTGCAGCAGCCCGTTGGTGGCCACCGCGTCGGCGCCGGTCGGGCCGTCGATGCCGTCCAGCCCGGTGAACCGGCCGCCCGCCTCCTGCACCACGATGCAGGGCGCGGCCATGTCCCACAGGCTCAGCTCCGGCTCGGCCGCGATGTCCACCGCACCCTCGGCGACCATCATGTACGACCAGAAGTCGCCGTACGCGCGGGTCCGCCAGCAGGCCCGGGTCAGGTCCAGGAACGGGTCGAGGCGCCCGCGCTCCTCCCAGCCGGTCAGCGAGGAGTAGGAGAAGGAGGCGTCCTCGATCCGGCCGACCTTGGAGACCTGGATCCGGCTCGCCTTGGCCAGGCTGCGGCCCGCGTACGCGCCCAGGTCCTTGGCCGCCCACCAGCGCCGGTTCAGCGCCGGGGCGGAGACGATGCCGACCACCGGCTGGAGATCGCCGTCCGGCTGCTCCTCCAGCAGGGCGATCAGGGTCGCCCACACCGGCACGCCGCGGACGTAGTTCTTGGTGCCGTCGATCGGGTCGATCACCCAGCGGCGGGGGCCCGAGCCCTGCAGCCCGTACTCCTCGCCCATCACCGCGTCGCGCGGGCGGGCCCGCTGCAGCACGCTGCGCACCAGCTCCTCGGCGGCCTTGTCGGCGTCGCTCACCGGCGTCAGGTCCGGCTTGGTCTCGACCTTGAGGTCCAGCGCCTTGAAGCGCTCCATGGTGACCGAATCGGCCGAGTCGGCGAGGACATGGGCCAGTCGGAGATCGTCGTGGTAATCGGCCATGCTCGAACACTAGCGGACTCAATGCCCGCTTCCGCTGAGCTGGAGCCCGACGACACCGGCGATGACCAGACTGATCGAGACCAGCTTGAGCGTGCCGGACGGCTCGTCCAGGAAGACGATGCCGTAGACCGCGGTGCCGGCCGCGCCGATGCCCGTCCAGACCGCGTAGGCGCTGCCCACCGGCAGGTACTTCAGGGAGAGGGTGAGCAGGCCGAAGCTGCCGAGGGCGAAGGCGCAGAAGCTGACGGTCGGCCAGAGCTTGGTGAAGCCGTGGCTCAGCTTGAGGTTGACCGCGAAGCCGGTCTCCAGCAGTCCGGCGAGGATCACCATGGCCCATGCCATCGCGCTGACTCCCTGTCCCCGGGGAAGCGAACCCATCCTTCTATGATCACCGGCCGCGGACACTCCGACACCTCCGGCGGGTCCGTGGGTCCGTGGGTCCCGGGCGGCGCGGTCCGCCGCCCGGGTGGGACGGGACCGGGGTCAGTCGCCCTCGTTGGCCTCGCGGGTGGAGAGCAGCCGCCGCAGCGAGTAGAGCCGGGCCGGCTCGGCGTGCCCGTCCTCGACCCAGGCGTCCAGGGCGCAGTCCTTCTCGTCGTGGCTGCAGGCGCGCGGGCACTCCTCGGTGCCCGGCTCCAGGTCCGGGAAGGCGTGGATGACCCGGGAGGGGTCGATGTGGGACAACCCGAAGGACCGGAAGCCCGGGGTGTCGATCACCCAGCCCGGGTCGAGCGCCTTCCGCGAGCCCGGCTTGGCCCCCGGCGGCGGGGGCAGCCGCAGCGCCAGCGCCGAGACGGTGGTGTGCCGGCCGCGGCCGGTGACCGCGTTGACCCGGCCGGTGGACCGCTGCCGCTCCGGCACCAGCGCGTTGACCAGGGTGGTCTTGCCGACCCCCGAGTGCCCGATGAACACCGTCGAATGCCCGCGCAGGTGCTCCCGGACGGCCTCCGCACCGGCCGTCTCCAGCTCGTCCTGCCGGGTGACGACGTAGCGGATGCCCAGCGGCGCGTACGCCTCCAGCAGCGACTCCGGGGAGGCCAGGTCCGACTTGGTCAGCACCAGCAGCGGCTCCATGCCGGCGTCGTACGCGGCGACCAGGCAGCGGTCGATCAGCCGCGGCCGCGGCTCCGGGTCGGCCAGCGCGGTGACGATCGCCAGCTGCTCGGCGTTGGCGACGACGATCCGCTCGTACGGGTCGTCGTCGTCCGCGGTGCGCCGCAGCACCGAGCTGCGCTCCTCGACCCGGACGATCCGGGCCAGGGTGTCCGGCTCGCCGGACAGGTCGCCGACCACGTTGACCACGTCGCCGACCACCACGCCCTTGCGGCCCAGCTCGCGGGCCTTCATGGCGACGACCTCGCGCTCCTGCTTGGTCCCGGCGTCGACCAGGCAGGTCAGCCGGCCCCGGTCCACGGTGAGGATCATCGCCTCGGCGGCGTCCTCGTGCTTGGGCCGGATCCGGGTCCGGGGGCGGGAGCCCCGGCGTCCCGGGCGGTTGCGGATGTCGTCCTCGTCGGCGTCCTTGGCGTAGCGGCGCATGCTCCTCCTCCCCGTCAGCCCTGGCCGAGGAGGTCGGCCCACA
The window above is part of the Kitasatospora sp. HUAS MG31 genome. Proteins encoded here:
- a CDS encoding DMT family transporter; this translates as MAWAMVILAGLLETGFAVNLKLSHGFTKLWPTVSFCAFALGSFGLLTLSLKYLPVGSAYAVWTGIGAAGTAVYGIVFLDEPSGTLKLVSISLVIAGVVGLQLSGSGH
- a CDS encoding catalase, which codes for MTTQDELRPTLTTESGAPVADNQNTETAGIGGPALIQDQLLFEKLARFNRERIPERVVHARGAGAYGTFTVTADVTAYTRAAFLSEVGKQTETFLRFSTVAGNLGAADAVRDPRGFALKFYTEEGNYDLVGNNTPVFFIKDAVKFPDFIHTQKRDPYTGSQEADNVWDFWGLSPESTHQVTWLFGDRGIPASYRHMNGYGSHTYQWQNEAGEHFWVKYHFKTDQGIRNLAQGEANRLAGEDPDSHQRDLREAIERGEFPTWTVQVQIMPAADAAAYRFNPFDLTKVWPHADYPPIEIGTLELNRNPDNVFAEVEQSVFSPAHFVPGIGPSPDKMLQGRLFAYADAHRYRVGINADHLPVNRPHATEARTNGRDGHLYDGRHGRQKNYEPNSFGGPVQTGRPLWSAVPVNGLTGNHAAPVHAEDDDFVQAGTLYRLFSEEEKQRLIANLAGFIAKVSADREDIVERAVENFRRADADYGRRLEEAVRELRKQR
- a CDS encoding ATP-binding protein, translated to MRTPRSIRHRLALLLAPPTGALVLLAGLGTAAQAGRYSAADRTDARVALVAATEELVHRLQRERGLTAGLLGGEEAFRARLGPERAAADQARGALDRMLAAEPPGAEAVRRSLGSLAPLAALRGRADTQAATRAEALEFFTGAVTALTSAAFADQDGSGDRRLQDALATLRSLCDATEAAALERGTLNGVLAAGSFKGGDYPGFVRITAVKNAALAQAPRTATPARTSALDAVLRSPSAVTVAGMEQQALTGFAADRLPVRAADWWQAASTLVDDLHRVQSEAADEARARAGELRSEALAGLLLDLSLALAAVAGAVALGLAATRSITRPVAALVGEAVDLADRVLPAAVARAQEGVATDPPVSAAAGGTAELAELGAALDRVTGTALRLAVEQSALRRNTAESLANLGRRNQALVTRQLGFLSMLERGEHDPGVLADLFELDHLATRMRRNAESLLVLVGEESPRRWARPVAMGDVVRSALGEVEDYRRVVLRQVDEALLDGGAVAEVAHLLAELIDNALAASPPDTDVEVFARITGDGYLIAVLDQGRGMAEAELALANARLSGRESFLVGRDGLLGHYVVGRLAERLGAVVRLTPSPLTGVTASVLLPAVLLAERAAAERVPS
- a CDS encoding Fur family transcriptional regulator, which gives rise to MSDLLERLRDRGWRLTSQRRVVAEVLDGEHVHLTADEVHARAVARLPEISRATVYNTLGEMVALGEVLEVATDGRAKRYDPNARHSHQHLVCSGCGAIRDVHPDGDPIAALPAAERFGFTISGAEITYRGLCPDCA
- the rsgA gene encoding ribosome small subunit-dependent GTPase A, translated to MRRYAKDADEDDIRNRPGRRGSRPRTRIRPKHEDAAEAMILTVDRGRLTCLVDAGTKQEREVVAMKARELGRKGVVVGDVVNVVGDLSGEPDTLARIVRVEERSSVLRRTADDDDPYERIVVANAEQLAIVTALADPEPRPRLIDRCLVAAYDAGMEPLLVLTKSDLASPESLLEAYAPLGIRYVVTRQDELETAGAEAVREHLRGHSTVFIGHSGVGKTTLVNALVPERQRSTGRVNAVTGRGRHTTVSALALRLPPPPGAKPGSRKALDPGWVIDTPGFRSFGLSHIDPSRVIHAFPDLEPGTEECPRACSHDEKDCALDAWVEDGHAEPARLYSLRRLLSTREANEGD
- a CDS encoding UPF0182 family protein, which encodes MPDRSGGPAFRARVGPPSRRTRVLLLTAGVLALLFLLFVMFSGLWTDWLWFKSVSYSSVFTAQLWTKAGLFAVFGLLMAVVVGANIWLAHRLRPPLAAMSVEQQSLDRYRMGVAPYKKRLLVGVSLLIGLVAGATATSQWRTWMLWTNGTAFGVKDSQFHLDVSFYAFRLPFYEFLLGFAFSAVIVSLLASGLVHYLYGGLRLQGPGRRASRGAQGHLAVLLGVFVLLKAGAYWLDRYALAVKTGTYKGVEGWTGLRYVDANAFLPAKTILFFVAIICALLFFLTPIRRTWAPALIGFGLMVLSAVLIGGLYPAIVQQFQVKPNEQAKETPYIQKNIDATRQAYGIADSQTQQYDPKNSTSPDALKSDAQTIADIRLLDPNVAAPTFQQNEALRKYYAFPKTLDVDRYGQQDTVLGVRELDLTGLQQRNWINDHFKYTHGYGAVAAKGNQVDANGNPVYTESALPTQGTFGPYEQRVYYGEKTSSYSIVGGTDMEEIDYSTDSGDQKYRYTGDSGVLLNNPVTRAAYAVKFAEPQILYSGAIKDGARVIYDRTPKERVEKVAPWLSIDADPYPVVQDGRLVWVLDGYTTSDGYPFSSETTLGEVTKDSLTDQRGRTLTADNKVNYIRNSVKATVDAYTGEVTLYQWDDADPVLKTWMKAFPGTVKARADIPSGLLPHLRYPQDLFKVQRDLLGQYHMTDASSFFNGTDIWQVPLDPTTNTGDVQPPYYLTVRMPDAPSDSFSLTTSFVPSGRDNLAAFMAVSADPGPDYGKIRILKVPSGSGALGPKLTQAKFNSDPTVANQLTLLKTGTDSDIEYGNLLTLPVGGGLLNVEPVYLIGRSAKVPVLKKVLAVYGNENVALEDTLEKALTKVLGGAATGAPTTPTAPTTPGTTAPTAPTTPGTTGNPELQKAIQDAQKAFTDGQTALKNGDWTAYGQAQKALQDALSAADAAQRKAAAQSASPTPAPTPSASASP
- the hisN gene encoding histidinol-phosphatase is translated as MADYHDDLRLAHVLADSADSVTMERFKALDLKVETKPDLTPVSDADKAAEELVRSVLQRARPRDAVMGEEYGLQGSGPRRWVIDPIDGTKNYVRGVPVWATLIALLEEQPDGDLQPVVGIVSAPALNRRWWAAKDLGAYAGRSLAKASRIQVSKVGRIEDASFSYSSLTGWEERGRLDPFLDLTRACWRTRAYGDFWSYMMVAEGAVDIAAEPELSLWDMAAPCIVVQEAGGRFTGLDGIDGPTGADAVATNGLLHKEALRRLSV
- a CDS encoding tetratricopeptide repeat protein — translated: MKLIGRNGAGGSPSGRAHTDVDTDAWAQSTDDTQAPLPAQRTQSGRTQSGRAYGYESLVHVPAKQLSDAIGPYSAAPEPAVEPEPEGAGDTLPDGAFEPGSFETALAAREQAALEARHRQAADAGDPNAASQLGAMLLRRGDLEDSEPYLRSAAAAGLRAAANNLGVLLHQQGHRAEAAQWWRQAAVAGSAPAAHALGLQLRDQGEEEAAEYWLHFAAEHGHPLGAYALGDLMEHRRDVRAERWFKAAADAGHREAAYRLARMREAAGDKDTAETWYRTAAARSHARAALRLGVLLEERGDLDEAARWYRQSAQNGEPRAACALGFLLKDAGEQTAAAEWWQEAAEAGDGTAANALGALYAGRGEPVEAERWYRVALDAGDHNGAFNLGLLCAGAGRDTQAEQWYRRAAYAGHREACNALAVVLLQRGDETGAEPWFSKAAEAGSVDGAFNLGVLHAGRGEHQQAQEWYARAAAEGHGEAALQLAVTQEQRGNLAGALERYRQSADGGSAEGAFRLASMLDRRGDADEEAEHWYAVAADAGHRRAQVRMGVRAAERGALEIAESWYRRAAEGGSRSAAFNLGLLLARQDDEAEAVVWYTRAADAGHGRAALRLALLALRRGEPVQAENWCRRATEYGPAEVAERAGRLLGALHAELSA
- a CDS encoding DUF742 domain-containing protein, which produces MNRGGGEDGYETGEVVRPFVVTAGRTRPVREELRIETLVSAAPAALAAPLGFERHRIVELCQYPRSVAELAALLPVPLGVARVLVADLAAERHVRIHDQLAGDPSIALLERIRDGLLRL